One Roseomonas sp. OT10 DNA window includes the following coding sequences:
- a CDS encoding ABC transporter ATP-binding protein, with the protein MIRFEAVSRRYGARAAVDGVSLGVPAGSFCVLLGESGSGKSTLMRMVNRLVEPSSGRVLLGGRDVAGEDPEALRRGIGYVIQSVGLFPHWRVAENVATVPRLLGWEEARIAARVAELLALVGLPPAEYAARWPHELSGGQAQRVGLARALAADPPVLLMDEPFSALDPATRRTLQREIRRIHAATGKTILFVTHDVEEALVLADTLVVLEAGRVVARGSPGEVLGPAAGPTVRRLLGEESLAFHRLATRPAGALARPGAAEGLPALPGEASLKQALLLMLDRRSEAVALPGARVLRLADLLAGG; encoded by the coding sequence ATGATCCGCTTCGAGGCGGTGAGCCGCCGCTACGGCGCGCGCGCGGCGGTGGACGGCGTCAGCCTGGGCGTCCCGGCCGGGTCCTTCTGCGTCCTGCTGGGCGAATCCGGCTCCGGCAAGTCCACGCTGATGCGGATGGTGAACCGCCTGGTGGAGCCCTCCTCCGGCCGCGTGCTGCTGGGCGGGCGCGACGTGGCGGGCGAGGACCCGGAGGCGCTGCGCCGGGGCATCGGCTACGTCATCCAGTCGGTCGGGCTGTTCCCGCACTGGCGGGTGGCGGAGAACGTGGCGACGGTGCCGCGCCTGCTCGGCTGGGAGGAGGCGCGGATCGCGGCGCGGGTGGCGGAGCTGCTCGCCCTGGTCGGCCTGCCGCCCGCCGAGTACGCGGCGCGCTGGCCGCACGAGCTGTCCGGCGGCCAGGCGCAGCGCGTCGGGCTGGCCCGGGCGCTGGCCGCCGACCCGCCCGTGCTGCTGATGGACGAGCCCTTCTCCGCCCTGGACCCCGCGACGCGGCGGACGCTCCAGCGGGAGATCCGCCGCATCCACGCGGCGACCGGCAAGACCATCCTCTTCGTCACCCATGACGTGGAGGAGGCGCTGGTGCTGGCCGACACCCTCGTCGTGCTGGAGGCCGGCCGGGTGGTGGCGCGGGGCAGCCCCGGCGAGGTGCTGGGGCCCGCGGCCGGCCCGACGGTGCGGCGGCTGCTGGGCGAGGAGAGCCTCGCCTTCCACCGCCTCGCCACCCGCCCGGCCGGAGCCCTGGCCCGCCCGGGCGCGGCCGAGGGCCTGCCGGCGCTGCCCGGCGAGGCCAGCCTGAAGCAGGCGCTGCTGCTGATGCTCGACCGGCGCAGCGAGGCCGTGGCCCTGCCGGGGGCGCGGGTGCTGCGGCTGGCCGACCTGCTGGCCGGGGGCTGA
- a CDS encoding ABC transporter permease, whose translation MRRWAPVALNAAAFLAALAAAPHLGAIWGGLFPEVSRPVWTSESWFSLLGQHLALSLGAALAAAALGLGAGVLATRPAGRGLRPLLDAVFSLAQAVPPVAVIALALPLLGFGAAPTLLALVLYAALPVMRAAVAGLDGVPPGVLDAARGAGMGPARRLWSVELPLARPVVLAGLRVAVVLTVATAAVGAVAGARCLGTPIVTGLANGNAAWVLQGGLFTAWLALLADQALRRLAPRRGTALPVSPATPALDTRAVSGPSPAP comes from the coding sequence GTGCGACGTTGGGCGCCGGTCGCTCTGAACGCCGCTGCCTTCCTGGCCGCCCTGGCCGCCGCGCCGCATCTGGGGGCCATCTGGGGCGGACTGTTCCCGGAGGTGTCGCGGCCCGTCTGGACCTCCGAATCCTGGTTCTCGCTGCTGGGCCAGCATCTCGCCCTGTCGCTCGGCGCGGCGCTGGCGGCGGCCGCACTGGGCCTGGGCGCCGGGGTGCTGGCGACACGGCCGGCCGGGCGCGGGCTGCGGCCGCTGCTGGATGCGGTCTTCTCCCTGGCCCAGGCGGTGCCGCCGGTGGCGGTGATCGCCCTCGCCCTGCCGCTGCTGGGCTTCGGCGCCGCGCCGACCCTGCTGGCGCTGGTGCTCTACGCTGCCCTGCCGGTGATGCGCGCGGCCGTGGCCGGGCTGGACGGGGTGCCGCCAGGGGTGCTGGACGCCGCGAGGGGCGCCGGGATGGGCCCGGCGCGGCGGCTGTGGTCGGTCGAGCTGCCGCTGGCCCGGCCGGTGGTGCTGGCGGGGCTGCGGGTCGCGGTGGTGCTGACGGTCGCCACCGCTGCCGTGGGCGCGGTGGCCGGGGCGCGCTGCCTGGGGACGCCGATCGTGACCGGGCTGGCCAACGGCAACGCCGCCTGGGTGCTGCAGGGCGGGCTGTTCACCGCCTGGCTGGCGCTGCTGGCGGACCAGGCGCTTCGGCGGCTCGCGCCCCGGCGCGGTACGGCGCTGCCGGTCAGCCCCGCGACGCCGGCTCTGGACACCCGGGCCGTTTCCGGTCCATCACCCGCCCCCTGA
- a CDS encoding ABC transporter permease, translating into MTAPAPREAPATALLAAVAAGAPFLLGWLSAAPNRLLSPRPVPLPASPGVLVAVAAFLAACAALAWWARDARRLARAEVAAAIAFLALLLAVGLAAEAALAGLPSLARASPAAGVWLALLALPLAAGCCAAGHGRPPMLFLLLALGGSAALAGSGRLDALSLLREAANRGAELRGALAEHVLLAGLALALGLAVSLPLCLLALRRPRLEAGLLAVANGLQVVPSIALFGLLMAPLAALAHAVPALRALGVAGIGPAPAVLGIAAYLVLPVAAATLAGLRAAPPGVLDAATGQGMSERQVLRRVRLPLGAGAILGGVRVAAVQAVGLATLAALVGGGGLGRLVFLGVGQLAADLILLGVLPVVALSLAADAGLGAVQRALSPGGGAA; encoded by the coding sequence CACGGCGCTGCTCGCGGCCGTGGCGGCGGGCGCGCCCTTCCTGCTGGGCTGGCTGTCCGCGGCGCCGAACCGGCTGCTCAGCCCCCGCCCGGTGCCGCTGCCCGCCTCGCCCGGGGTGCTGGTGGCGGTCGCGGCGTTCCTGGCCGCCTGCGCCGCGCTCGCCTGGTGGGCGCGGGACGCGCGCCGCCTTGCCCGGGCGGAGGTCGCGGCGGCGATCGCCTTCCTCGCCCTATTGCTGGCCGTGGGGCTGGCGGCGGAGGCGGCGCTGGCCGGCCTGCCGTCCCTCGCCCGCGCCTCGCCGGCCGCCGGGGTCTGGCTGGCGCTGCTCGCCTTGCCCCTGGCGGCCGGCTGCTGCGCCGCCGGGCATGGGCGGCCGCCCATGCTGTTCCTGCTGCTCGCCCTGGGGGGCTCGGCCGCGCTCGCGGGATCCGGCCGGCTCGACGCCCTGTCGCTGCTGCGCGAGGCCGCCAACCGGGGCGCGGAGCTGCGCGGCGCCCTGGCGGAGCACGTCCTGCTGGCCGGGCTGGCGCTTGCCCTGGGGCTGGCCGTGTCGCTGCCGCTCTGCCTCCTGGCGCTGCGCCGGCCACGGCTGGAGGCCGGGCTGCTGGCCGTGGCGAACGGGTTGCAGGTGGTGCCCTCCATAGCCCTGTTCGGCCTGCTGATGGCGCCGCTCGCGGCGCTGGCCCATGCCGTGCCGGCGCTGCGGGCGCTGGGGGTGGCGGGGATCGGGCCGGCCCCGGCGGTGCTGGGGATCGCGGCCTACCTCGTCCTGCCGGTCGCCGCCGCCACCCTCGCCGGGCTGCGCGCCGCGCCCCCGGGGGTGCTGGACGCCGCCACCGGCCAGGGGATGAGCGAACGGCAGGTGCTGCGCCGGGTCCGCCTGCCGCTCGGCGCGGGCGCCATCCTGGGCGGGGTGCGGGTGGCGGCGGTGCAGGCGGTGGGGCTCGCCACCCTGGCCGCGCTGGTCGGCGGCGGCGGGCTGGGGCGGCTGGTCTTCCTCGGCGTCGGGCAGCTCGCGGCCGACCTGATCCTGCTCGGCGTGCTGCCGGTGGTGGCCCTGTCGCTCGCCGCCGATGCCGGGCTGGGCGCCGTGCAGCGGGCGCTGTCGCCGGGAGGAGGCGCGGCATGA